In the genome of Halapricum salinum, one region contains:
- a CDS encoding molybdopterin-dependent oxidoreductase, which yields MSTDSPDDRTEPEDSASLTRRDLVKAVGAVGLVGGASAATVNVDTDDLWTDDQQHYVGDDHGEYGASDVIHTTCGQCNTFCPIKVRLADESGTGEYSSLVRKLAGNPYSFLNTQPFSQVPYDSDPEDVAMGDVEGSGDVTADRWSLSGGRICLKGQAGIQTAFDSYRVRKPMKRVGPRGSGEWKTVSWEQAIEDIVEGDDELGHPGLRDLWGYAPQDAVMSDWEAVQNDEMDKADFDEKWGDALVDTDHPDLGPKANQIVDVGGFRRNFIRTRLWHQGLGSINSVHHAGTCGFSSVLGNVRSHAGKKKRQYPDIENCEYLLVWGTNPMVANKGPTWLAPKLTNAIEDGMRMDVIDPRMSKTAEKADTWVPVEPGADGALALGMARWILEHDRHDTEYLRNPAESAAEADGEPTWSDATHLVLVDEEAGPKARASDLGLVPEDHDLADDFVAVDASTGEPRPVSEIETGVLDVAMTVDGAAVESVWSQYRDRVFEYTIEEYAEMAGVSVERIEEIADEFTSHGKRAAIMAYRGPAKHTNGFYNTRAIATLQHLVGNYDWKGGQITPYAGYSTMSGRYELGQVPDGHSPWGIPLLRGGVNYEDTSLFERDDGYPAKRPWFPVAPPQATQELYGSAADEYPYGVEALFIRPYSNNHVLAVAGGDEIPDILGDPDTIPLVVASDTVIGETSKYADYILPEPTYLERWENFGTYPNKRLADEKISQPAISVVPDARPFEDVLIDLWKEMDLPGVGEDAIPDSEGTLWPLDQAEDFYLKLTANIAYSREPVPDAEEDELRAFRESHEKGLGDAFDLERWKQAVGDEEWAKVVTVLNRGGRFEEPVENYAERYAEHGHDYDYADRFDDSNAYDGEHMRYKLGSRVDFYSEVVPNGKHSYTGERFDPLPRVDDVEHYDGQVQAAVTDEGDPERPLRLINWKPRTQGMHRTQNSPWLRETRPENPVWINPRDADGRGIENGDEITVDAGRREVEGIAMVTGGIRPGVVGAMWGWGRSGDGASAETIDGSTRGPVEGDGHTPYQFDEPMTEEAGLAKGRDAGFAINHLQPLDADLGDTGLSDLVGGSNAQYDAFVEVERR from the coding sequence ATGTCAACCGACTCCCCGGACGATCGTACCGAACCCGAAGACAGCGCGTCCCTCACGCGGCGTGATCTCGTGAAAGCCGTCGGCGCCGTCGGCCTCGTCGGCGGGGCCAGCGCCGCGACCGTGAACGTCGACACCGACGACCTCTGGACCGACGACCAGCAGCACTACGTCGGCGACGACCACGGCGAGTACGGCGCGAGCGACGTTATCCACACGACCTGCGGGCAGTGCAACACCTTCTGTCCGATCAAGGTCCGCCTCGCCGACGAGAGCGGGACCGGCGAGTACAGTTCGCTCGTCCGCAAACTGGCGGGCAACCCCTACTCGTTTCTCAACACCCAGCCGTTCTCGCAAGTGCCCTACGACAGCGACCCCGAGGACGTCGCGATGGGCGACGTCGAGGGCAGCGGCGACGTCACCGCCGACCGCTGGTCGCTGTCGGGCGGCCGGATCTGCCTGAAGGGCCAGGCCGGCATCCAGACGGCCTTCGACAGCTACCGGGTCCGCAAACCGATGAAGCGGGTCGGCCCTCGGGGCTCCGGCGAGTGGAAGACCGTCTCCTGGGAGCAGGCCATCGAGGACATCGTCGAGGGCGACGACGAACTCGGTCACCCGGGTCTGCGCGACCTCTGGGGGTACGCACCCCAGGACGCAGTCATGAGCGACTGGGAGGCCGTCCAGAACGACGAGATGGACAAGGCGGACTTCGACGAGAAGTGGGGCGACGCGCTCGTCGACACCGACCACCCGGACCTCGGGCCGAAGGCCAACCAGATCGTCGACGTCGGCGGATTCCGTCGGAACTTCATCCGGACCCGGCTGTGGCACCAGGGACTGGGGTCGATCAACAGTGTCCACCACGCCGGGACCTGTGGCTTCTCCAGCGTCCTCGGGAACGTCCGCTCGCACGCCGGCAAAAAGAAGCGCCAGTACCCCGACATCGAGAACTGCGAGTACCTGCTGGTGTGGGGGACCAACCCGATGGTCGCCAACAAGGGACCGACCTGGCTCGCCCCCAAACTCACGAACGCCATCGAGGACGGCATGCGGATGGACGTGATCGACCCCCGGATGTCCAAGACCGCCGAGAAGGCCGACACCTGGGTGCCGGTCGAACCCGGCGCGGACGGCGCGCTCGCGCTCGGGATGGCCCGCTGGATCCTCGAACACGACCGCCACGATACCGAGTACCTGCGGAACCCTGCCGAGAGCGCCGCCGAGGCGGACGGCGAGCCCACGTGGAGCGACGCGACCCACCTCGTCCTCGTCGACGAGGAGGCCGGCCCCAAGGCGCGCGCGTCGGACCTCGGACTCGTCCCCGAGGATCACGACCTCGCGGACGACTTCGTGGCCGTCGACGCGTCGACCGGCGAGCCCCGCCCCGTCAGCGAGATCGAGACGGGCGTTCTCGACGTGGCGATGACCGTCGACGGGGCCGCCGTCGAGAGCGTCTGGAGCCAGTACCGTGACCGGGTGTTCGAGTACACGATCGAAGAGTACGCCGAGATGGCGGGGGTTTCCGTCGAGCGGATCGAAGAGATCGCCGACGAGTTCACCAGCCACGGCAAACGGGCGGCGATCATGGCTTACCGCGGCCCGGCGAAACACACCAACGGGTTCTACAACACCCGCGCCATCGCGACGCTGCAGCACCTCGTCGGCAACTACGACTGGAAGGGCGGCCAGATCACGCCCTACGCGGGCTACAGCACGATGTCCGGCCGGTACGAACTCGGGCAGGTCCCCGACGGTCACTCGCCGTGGGGAATCCCGCTGCTGCGCGGCGGAGTCAACTACGAGGACACCTCGCTGTTCGAGCGCGACGACGGGTACCCCGCGAAGCGACCGTGGTTCCCCGTCGCGCCACCGCAGGCCACCCAGGAGCTGTACGGCAGCGCCGCCGACGAGTACCCCTACGGCGTCGAGGCCCTGTTCATCCGGCCGTACTCGAATAACCACGTGCTGGCCGTGGCCGGCGGCGACGAAATCCCAGACATCCTGGGCGACCCCGACACCATCCCGCTCGTGGTCGCCTCGGACACGGTGATCGGCGAGACGAGCAAGTACGCCGACTACATCCTGCCGGAACCGACCTACCTCGAACGCTGGGAGAACTTCGGCACGTACCCGAACAAGCGCCTGGCCGACGAGAAGATCAGTCAGCCGGCCATCAGCGTCGTCCCGGATGCCCGTCCGTTCGAGGACGTGCTGATCGATCTCTGGAAGGAGATGGACCTCCCTGGCGTCGGCGAGGACGCGATCCCCGACAGCGAGGGAACGCTGTGGCCGCTCGATCAGGCCGAGGACTTCTACCTGAAACTGACGGCGAACATCGCTTACTCCCGGGAGCCGGTCCCCGACGCCGAGGAGGACGAACTGCGGGCCTTCCGGGAGAGCCACGAGAAGGGGCTGGGCGACGCCTTCGATCTCGAGCGCTGGAAGCAGGCCGTCGGAGACGAGGAGTGGGCGAAGGTCGTCACAGTACTCAACCGGGGCGGGCGCTTCGAGGAGCCGGTCGAAAACTACGCCGAGCGCTACGCCGAGCACGGTCACGACTACGACTACGCCGACCGCTTCGACGACAGCAACGCCTACGACGGCGAGCACATGCGCTACAAGCTCGGCTCGCGCGTTGACTTCTACAGCGAAGTCGTCCCCAACGGCAAACACTCCTACACCGGTGAGCGGTTCGATCCGCTGCCGCGGGTCGACGACGTGGAACACTACGACGGTCAGGTCCAGGCGGCGGTCACCGACGAGGGCGATCCCGAGCGCCCCCTGCGGCTGATCAACTGGAAGCCCAGGACCCAGGGGATGCACCGGACCCAGAACAGTCCGTGGTTGCGGGAGACCCGGCCCGAGAACCCGGTGTGGATCAACCCCCGCGACGCCGACGGGCGCGGGATCGAGAACGGCGACGAGATCACCGTCGACGCCGGCCGCCGCGAGGTCGAGGGTATCGCGATGGTCACAGGCGGCATCCGTCCGGGCGTCGTCGGCGCGATGTGGGGCTGGGGCCGGAGCGGTGACGGCGCGAGCGCCGAGACGATCGACGGCTCGACCCGCGGCCCGGTCGAGGGCGACGGCCATACCCCCTACCAGTTCGACGAGCCGATGACCGAGGAGGCGGGGCTCGCGAAAGGGCGAGACGCAGGGTTCGCAATCAACCACCTCCAGCCCCTCGACGCGGACCTGGGCGACACCGGACTGTCGGATCTGGTCGGCGGGAGCAACGCGCAGTACGACGCCTTCGTCGAGGTCGAACGGCGGTGA
- a CDS encoding bis(5'-nucleosyl)-tetraphosphatase — MIEATSAGAILFRDTRGRREYLLLKSRPGDWEFPKGGVEGEEELQQTAIREVKEEAGIEDFRLLDGFREDYDYVFEANGNTIHKTVHLFIARSFEASAELSNEHRDLQWRDYDQAINTITQDGPRDILVDAHDFLDEKQEASDE, encoded by the coding sequence ATGATAGAGGCCACGAGCGCGGGAGCCATCCTCTTTCGCGATACGCGTGGCCGGCGGGAGTACCTCCTCCTGAAGAGCCGCCCCGGCGACTGGGAGTTTCCCAAAGGCGGGGTCGAAGGCGAGGAGGAGCTTCAACAGACCGCCATCCGCGAAGTGAAAGAGGAGGCCGGAATCGAAGATTTCCGGCTCTTGGACGGCTTCCGAGAGGACTACGACTACGTGTTCGAGGCGAACGGTAACACCATCCACAAGACCGTTCACCTCTTCATCGCCAGATCCTTCGAGGCGAGCGCAGAACTGTCGAACGAACATCGCGACCTGCAGTGGCGCGACTACGACCAGGCGATCAACACGATCACCCAGGACGGACCCCGAGACATCCTGGTCGACGCCCACGACTTCCTCGACGAGAAGCAAGAGGCGTCCGACGAGTAA
- the thyX gene encoding FAD-dependent thymidylate synthase: MDVRLLEATQNPEELICRAARNDYMSEFVADQSFEEVMSTVEGDSIEDKQETLIGHLLSHGHYGPFEHPQATFAIEGVSRSCMAQITRHRHVSFDVQSMRYVSFDDVDPDDVRDGELVVFPPSATDPDWVGRNQKSGQVDEETVEKREEIFADTVANAVESYQELLDLGMPPEDARFVLPIGTKVNIVMSMNARMLMHIADMRAAADAQWEIRQMTESILDLAEEWCPITFEYYNENMKNRKNRLAP; the protein is encoded by the coding sequence ATGGACGTACGCTTGTTGGAAGCCACCCAGAATCCGGAGGAACTCATCTGTCGGGCCGCGCGCAACGACTACATGTCCGAATTCGTCGCCGACCAGTCTTTCGAGGAGGTCATGTCGACCGTCGAGGGCGACTCGATCGAGGACAAACAGGAGACGTTGATCGGCCACTTGCTCAGCCACGGCCACTACGGTCCTTTCGAGCACCCCCAGGCGACGTTCGCCATCGAGGGCGTCAGTCGCTCCTGTATGGCCCAGATCACCCGGCATCGCCACGTCTCCTTCGACGTCCAGTCGATGCGCTACGTCTCCTTCGACGACGTCGACCCCGACGACGTTCGCGACGGCGAGCTCGTCGTCTTCCCGCCTTCTGCAACTGATCCCGACTGGGTCGGGCGCAACCAGAAGAGTGGCCAGGTCGACGAGGAGACTGTCGAAAAACGTGAGGAGATCTTCGCTGACACCGTCGCAAACGCCGTGGAGTCCTATCAGGAACTCCTCGATCTCGGCATGCCGCCCGAAGACGCTCGGTTCGTCCTTCCGATCGGGACGAAGGTCAACATCGTGATGTCGATGAACGCGCGGATGCTCATGCATATTGCTGACATGCGTGCTGCAGCGGACGCCCAGTGGGAGATCCGGCAGATGACTGAGAGTATTCTCGACCTCGCCGAGGAGTGGTGTCCGATCACCTTCGAGTATTACAACGAGAACATGAAGAACCGAAAGAATCGACTCGCACCCTAA
- a CDS encoding HVO_2922 family protein, protein MSKATFELFEDSEGKYRWRLVHDNGNIIADSGEGYATEQKARQGLASVKENAPGADVVEVDE, encoded by the coding sequence ATGTCGAAGGCAACCTTCGAACTGTTCGAGGACAGCGAGGGCAAGTACCGCTGGCGGCTGGTGCACGACAACGGCAACATCATCGCCGACAGTGGTGAGGGGTACGCGACCGAGCAGAAGGCCCGGCAGGGACTGGCCAGTGTCAAAGAGAACGCACCTGGGGCTGATGTAGTCGAAGTCGACGAGTAG
- the meaB gene encoding methylmalonyl Co-A mutase-associated GTPase MeaB produces MDLVESLLAGEHRALARVISKIENREDGYRELVAQLHEHTGDADVIGITGSPGAGKSTLVDKLAAAYREQDETVGVIAIDPSSPFTGGAVLGDRIRMGSTVGDMDVFVRSMSTRGSLGGLSTATRDAVRALDAFGKDKIVIETVGAGQNEIDVVRAADTVAVLVPPGSGDDIQMLKAGILEIADVFVVNKADREGADRTVKQLREMLQEGPGIADSHGLEASDSDIEGGWQPPIVETVANRGEGVREVLDAFADHADYLDTSGRRAEIDRLRTAEEIRTLLREDVHELVEAEIERRGGLDTAVDRIVARENDPYTIAEEILEPIVAAFDDQQAEGD; encoded by the coding sequence ATGGATCTAGTCGAGTCGCTGCTGGCCGGCGAGCACCGCGCGCTGGCCCGGGTCATCAGCAAGATCGAGAACCGCGAGGACGGCTACCGCGAACTGGTCGCCCAGCTTCACGAACACACCGGCGACGCGGACGTGATCGGCATCACCGGGAGTCCCGGCGCGGGAAAGTCCACGCTGGTCGACAAGCTCGCCGCAGCCTACCGCGAGCAGGACGAGACAGTCGGCGTCATCGCGATCGACCCATCCTCGCCGTTCACGGGCGGCGCGGTTCTGGGCGACCGAATTCGAATGGGGTCGACCGTCGGCGATATGGACGTGTTCGTCCGCTCGATGAGCACTCGGGGATCGCTCGGCGGACTCTCGACAGCCACGCGGGACGCCGTGCGAGCACTCGACGCGTTCGGCAAGGACAAGATCGTCATCGAAACCGTCGGCGCAGGACAGAACGAGATCGACGTCGTGCGGGCAGCCGATACGGTGGCCGTCCTCGTTCCACCGGGCAGCGGCGACGACATCCAGATGCTCAAAGCCGGCATTCTGGAGATCGCGGACGTCTTCGTCGTCAACAAGGCCGATCGCGAGGGGGCTGATCGCACGGTCAAACAACTCCGTGAGATGCTCCAGGAAGGACCCGGAATCGCTGACTCCCACGGTCTGGAAGCGTCCGACAGCGACATCGAGGGCGGCTGGCAGCCACCGATAGTCGAGACCGTCGCCAACCGCGGCGAGGGCGTCCGGGAGGTGCTCGACGCTTTCGCCGACCACGCCGACTATCTCGACACGTCGGGTCGGCGGGCCGAGATCGACCGGCTGCGGACCGCCGAGGAGATTCGAACGCTGCTGCGCGAGGACGTCCACGAGCTAGTGGAAGCCGAGATCGAACGCCGAGGCGGTCTCGATACGGCTGTCGACCGTATCGTCGCTCGCGAAAACGACCCATACACAATCGCCGAGGAGATCCTGGAGCCCATCGTCGCTGCCTTCGACGACCAGCAAGCCGAGGGAGACTGA
- a CDS encoding SHOCT domain-containing protein produces the protein MTQLTARHARTARRTMITTVGLLATATGTAAAHGSGSYGGGGMMGGGGGLFGGAMGLWGLLWMGLLVAVPAYLLYTFVSRDRDRWADSPRAVLRERYARGELSDEEFDRRRERLDRAE, from the coding sequence ATGACCCAACTCACTGCTCGACACGCTCGCACTGCTCGCCGAACGATGATCACGACTGTCGGCCTCCTGGCCACGGCGACCGGCACCGCTGCCGCCCACGGGAGCGGGAGCTACGGCGGTGGCGGCATGATGGGTGGTGGCGGGGGGCTGTTCGGTGGCGCGATGGGCCTATGGGGACTCCTCTGGATGGGCCTATTAGTGGCCGTGCCTGCGTACCTGCTCTACACCTTCGTATCACGCGACCGCGACAGGTGGGCCGACTCACCGCGTGCTGTCCTCCGGGAGCGCTACGCCCGTGGAGAACTCTCCGACGAAGAGTTCGACCGGCGTCGTGAGCGACTTGACCGGGCCGAGTAA
- a CDS encoding TorD/DmsD family molecular chaperone produces MPLDASDGRADTGHATNDTTESSVARARATVYGLLSGVFDGDVETLSSALEDGTFTELAAALPAEMPTDALARSDLDAETLKIGYDNLFVVPGPHYVPPFASGHADDPSESFESDSPYHEVGQAGELLGDPAAAAARAHAAVDFEPQRGDGIPDHLAADLEFMQLLCEHEARRLQAGESDDELAAVRELQRATISRLAWLDTFHERVAQHDTAEGVYAALARFARTFVAWDVDEGIGSTNS; encoded by the coding sequence ATGCCACTCGATGCCTCCGACGGAAGGGCAGACACGGGACACGCGACGAACGACACGACCGAGAGTTCGGTCGCCCGAGCCCGCGCGACGGTGTACGGCCTGCTGTCCGGGGTGTTCGACGGCGACGTCGAGACGCTTTCGAGCGCGCTCGAAGACGGGACGTTCACCGAACTAGCAGCCGCGCTCCCGGCCGAGATGCCCACGGACGCACTCGCTCGGTCTGATCTCGACGCCGAGACACTCAAGATAGGCTACGACAACCTGTTCGTCGTTCCGGGACCGCACTACGTGCCACCGTTCGCGTCTGGCCACGCCGACGATCCCAGCGAGTCCTTCGAGTCGGACTCGCCGTACCACGAGGTCGGTCAGGCGGGCGAGCTCCTGGGCGACCCCGCCGCGGCTGCCGCACGTGCACACGCGGCCGTTGACTTCGAGCCCCAGCGCGGTGACGGCATCCCCGACCACCTGGCCGCCGACCTCGAATTCATGCAACTCCTGTGCGAGCACGAAGCGAGACGACTACAGGCCGGCGAATCAGACGACGAACTAGCGGCTGTCCGCGAACTACAACGGGCCACGATCAGTCGACTGGCATGGCTCGATACGTTCCACGAGCGCGTCGCACAGCACGACACGGCCGAAGGTGTCTACGCAGCTCTCGCACGGTTCGCCCGCACGTTCGTCGCGTGGGACGTCGACGAAGGAATCGGCTCGACGAACAGCTAG
- a CDS encoding cobalamin B12-binding domain-containing protein, translating to MSADAAQRTIRCLVAKVGLDGHDRGAHVIARAMRDAGFEVIYSGLHRSPEEIVQAAVQEDVDVLGISILSGAHNTLVPKVIDGLEEYGAFEDTLVLVGGIVPDDDKDRLKAAGVAEIFGPGTSTDELVEYIRANVPER from the coding sequence ATGAGCGCCGACGCCGCCCAGCGGACGATCCGCTGTCTCGTCGCCAAAGTTGGACTCGACGGTCACGACCGGGGCGCACACGTCATCGCCCGCGCCATGCGGGACGCTGGATTCGAAGTCATCTACTCCGGGCTCCACCGCTCGCCCGAGGAGATCGTCCAGGCCGCAGTGCAGGAGGACGTCGACGTCCTCGGGATCTCGATCCTCTCGGGTGCGCACAACACGCTGGTCCCGAAGGTGATCGACGGGCTCGAAGAATACGGCGCCTTCGAGGATACCCTCGTGCTGGTCGGCGGAATCGTGCCAGACGACGACAAAGACCGGCTGAAGGCAGCAGGAGTCGCAGAGATCTTCGGCCCGGGGACTTCGACCGACGAGTTGGTCGAGTACATCCGCGCGAACGTCCCGGAGCGGTGA
- a CDS encoding CinA family protein has translation MDDTAEDDLAGDLRDRLQERDQTVAVAETVTGGRVGAALTATPGASAVLDRVLVPYDYDSLRDLLAVDREALDQYGAVSAEVTAQLARAIRDTADVTWGVANTGIAGPEGGTDDKPVGTAFVAVAYAAPWGSGDSETTVERYQFDGDRATVQSRLRRQTLEDVLNRVREQ, from the coding sequence ATGGACGACACTGCCGAAGACGACCTCGCAGGCGACCTCCGGGACCGCCTTCAGGAACGTGACCAGACGGTCGCCGTCGCCGAGACCGTGACCGGCGGCCGTGTTGGGGCGGCGCTGACAGCCACGCCCGGCGCGAGTGCCGTCCTCGATCGCGTGCTCGTCCCCTACGATTACGACTCACTTCGGGATCTGCTGGCGGTCGACCGAGAGGCTTTGGACCAGTACGGCGCGGTCAGTGCCGAGGTGACGGCTCAGTTGGCGAGAGCGATCCGAGACACCGCAGACGTCACCTGGGGGGTCGCCAACACGGGCATCGCAGGCCCGGAGGGCGGGACGGACGACAAGCCCGTCGGGACGGCGTTCGTGGCCGTCGCCTACGCCGCACCCTGGGGGAGCGGCGACTCGGAGACGACCGTCGAGCGCTATCAGTTCGACGGCGACCGAGCGACAGTGCAGTCGCGGCTGAGGAGACAGACGCTCGAGGATGTCCTGAATCGGGTGCGAGAGCAATGA
- a CDS encoding amphi-Trp domain-containing protein, protein MPEEVLFNSESDQSREEIATYLRNVADTLENGNAITLKAGSESVTLNPPARPTFEVKVEREGQAGNMTELSVEFELEWDENDSEGESGSGQLEIE, encoded by the coding sequence ATGCCTGAAGAAGTCCTGTTCAACTCAGAGAGCGACCAGAGCCGAGAAGAGATCGCAACGTACCTCCGGAACGTCGCGGACACCCTCGAGAACGGAAACGCGATCACCCTGAAAGCAGGCTCGGAGTCTGTAACCCTGAATCCACCTGCCCGACCGACCTTCGAAGTCAAAGTCGAACGCGAGGGCCAGGCGGGCAACATGACCGAACTGAGCGTCGAATTCGAACTCGAGTGGGACGAGAACGACAGTGAGGGGGAAAGCGGAAGTGGCCAGTTGGAAATCGAGTAG
- a CDS encoding trans-sulfuration enzyme family protein: MAFETRAIHGGQEPDPETGAVMPPVYASPAFAQDSPGEHHGYEYSRTGNPTRTALEDNLTSVEGGSHGRTFASGMAAINTVLNLLEAGDHVVVGRDVYGDTHRLFTQVYEDYDLRFSFVDATDHDAVADAMGAHTELVWIETPTNPLMRVLDIESIAAIAHEYDALAAVDNTFATPALQRPLELGADVVAHSLTKYLGGHSDVVGSALVTDDPALDERLGFYQNSVGATLDPFACFLVLRGTKTLPVRMERHSENARKLASWLADHPAVESVHYSGLQSHSQHDLAGRQMDDFGGMVSVEFDASLPAVEQFVSNTETFTLSEGLSGVESLLEHPATMTHAAVPAEERRETGITDGLVRLSVGLEAVADLRDDLEQAIDRSLRR, from the coding sequence ATTGCTTTCGAGACCCGTGCGATCCACGGCGGCCAGGAGCCCGATCCCGAGACCGGCGCTGTCATGCCGCCGGTCTACGCCTCCCCGGCGTTCGCCCAGGACTCACCCGGCGAACACCATGGCTACGAGTATTCCCGAACCGGCAACCCCACGCGGACGGCCCTGGAGGACAACCTCACGAGCGTCGAAGGCGGCTCGCACGGCCGGACGTTCGCCAGCGGAATGGCCGCAATCAATACGGTCCTGAACCTGTTGGAAGCCGGCGATCACGTCGTCGTCGGCCGGGACGTCTACGGCGACACCCACCGGCTTTTCACCCAGGTCTACGAGGACTACGACCTCCGTTTCTCGTTCGTTGACGCCACCGACCACGACGCCGTGGCCGACGCGATGGGCGCGCACACGGAGCTGGTCTGGATCGAAACGCCGACCAACCCGCTCATGCGCGTCCTCGATATCGAGTCGATCGCGGCCATCGCCCACGAGTACGACGCGCTCGCGGCAGTCGACAACACTTTCGCGACACCGGCTCTCCAGCGCCCGCTCGAACTCGGCGCGGACGTCGTCGCCCACTCGCTGACGAAGTATCTCGGGGGCCACTCGGACGTGGTCGGCAGCGCGCTGGTCACCGACGACCCCGCGCTGGACGAACGGCTGGGATTCTACCAGAACAGCGTCGGCGCGACGCTGGATCCGTTCGCCTGCTTTCTGGTCCTTCGCGGCACGAAGACCCTGCCCGTCCGGATGGAACGCCACTCCGAGAACGCCCGGAAGCTGGCGAGTTGGCTGGCGGATCATCCGGCAGTCGAGAGCGTCCACTACTCCGGCCTCCAGTCACACTCTCAGCACGATCTGGCGGGCCGGCAGATGGACGATTTCGGCGGCATGGTCAGCGTCGAGTTCGACGCCTCGCTCCCGGCGGTCGAACAGTTTGTCTCCAACACGGAGACATTCACACTCTCGGAAGGTCTCAGCGGCGTCGAGAGCTTGCTCGAACACCCGGCGACGATGACTCACGCCGCTGTCCCTGCCGAGGAACGCCGTGAGACCGGGATCACAGACGGGTTGGTCCGGCTTAGCGTCGGCCTCGAAGCCGTCGCAGACCTGCGAGACGACCTCGAACAGGCGATCGACAGGAGTCTTCGTCGATAG
- a CDS encoding RAD55 family ATPase, which produces MGEKLSTGVPTLDRRLNGGLNPGDLMAIVTAPATQSHALIAQMMRERSTLYLTTLRSASAIESDFDVLADSESAVIVEDVASGVSMENEFLHELTGSRTYSVASLTDDGMLDDVYEAVQRIDDPGNVVVDPTNPLERTADRKAYQEVLDALKTRLMETGSVGVLHCITHDDPPVFRETTLMVADVVWELDVRAVANGDVEFQLRIPKNRRGNAVLEEITLLIDQQRVYVDDSRNI; this is translated from the coding sequence ATGGGGGAGAAGCTTTCGACGGGGGTCCCGACCCTCGATCGGCGGTTAAACGGTGGGTTGAATCCCGGAGATCTGATGGCAATCGTCACGGCACCCGCGACACAGAGCCACGCTCTCATCGCTCAGATGATGCGCGAGCGTTCGACGCTGTACCTGACGACGTTGCGCTCGGCTAGCGCGATCGAGTCGGATTTCGACGTGCTCGCCGATAGCGAGTCGGCGGTGATCGTCGAAGATGTCGCCAGTGGCGTCTCGATGGAAAACGAGTTCCTCCACGAACTGACGGGAAGTCGAACCTACTCGGTGGCATCGCTGACTGACGACGGGATGCTCGACGACGTCTACGAGGCCGTCCAGCGGATCGATGACCCCGGAAACGTCGTCGTCGATCCGACGAATCCACTCGAACGGACGGCCGACCGCAAGGCCTATCAGGAGGTGCTGGACGCGCTCAAGACCCGGCTGATGGAGACGGGAAGCGTCGGCGTGCTCCACTGTATCACCCACGACGATCCCCCCGTGTTCCGGGAGACGACGCTGATGGTCGCGGACGTCGTCTGGGAACTGGACGTCCGGGCCGTCGCGAACGGCGACGTCGAGTTTCAGCTCCGTATCCCCAAGAACAGGCGCGGAAACGCGGTGCTCGAAGAGATCACGCTCCTGATCGACCAGCAGCGCGTCTACGTCGACGACAGCCGAAACATCTGA
- a CDS encoding helix-turn-helix transcriptional regulator gives MNRRQTDLGVGLLVVGILIVGGALSWDAYRQQQSVDRMGSMMGGSMDAVHGTDPLVYVLGTLFATAVVGVFYLAVRTDVPPERDAARADSAAAVDEPSVSEVTDDDSALGGEPTAPDAGARANGSGESETVSQRRVLDLLPEDERRVLEPVLTSPGLTQIELRDRSDFSKSKVSQTVSDLEKRGLLYRERQGRTYRVYPSDELEMQDPALDQQQFSSSGDQ, from the coding sequence GTGAACCGACGGCAGACGGATCTCGGCGTCGGACTGCTCGTCGTCGGCATTCTCATCGTCGGCGGTGCCCTCAGTTGGGACGCCTATCGACAGCAGCAATCGGTCGATCGGATGGGATCGATGATGGGAGGGTCGATGGACGCCGTCCACGGGACTGATCCGCTGGTGTACGTCCTCGGGACGCTGTTCGCGACTGCCGTCGTCGGCGTCTTTTACCTCGCCGTTCGAACCGACGTTCCCCCGGAGAGAGACGCGGCCAGAGCCGACTCGGCCGCCGCTGTCGATGAGCCGAGTGTTTCTGAGGTGACCGACGACGACTCGGCGCTCGGCGGAGAGCCGACGGCACCAGACGCTGGCGCCCGAGCTAACGGTAGCGGCGAATCGGAGACAGTCAGCCAGCGGCGCGTGCTAGACTTGCTTCCGGAAGACGAACGGCGGGTCCTCGAACCAGTTCTCACTTCTCCTGGGCTGACCCAAATCGAACTCCGCGACCGCTCGGACTTCTCGAAGAGCAAGGTGAGTCAGACGGTGAGCGACCTCGAAAAGCGCGGACTCCTGTACCGAGAGCGCCAGGGACGGACCTACCGCGTCTACCCGAGCGACGAACTCGAGATGCAGGATCCAGCACTCGATCAACAGCAGTTCTCTTCGTCGGGCGACCAGTGA